Proteins from one Psilocybe cubensis strain MGC-MH-2018 chromosome 11, whole genome shotgun sequence genomic window:
- a CDS encoding Cytochrome P450 monooxygenase (Cytochrome P450 monooxygenase ARMGADRAFT_1018417): MSDIVTIAVFCGVSWLFFKVLRFGRREDTLPPGPPTVPILGNAHLLPTKFPYIKHWGTHYDGIFSLKVLNGAIVVVSDMKTVKELLDDRSAEFASRPVFLGMDAVTGGRYIVASPAESHFWKITRKVIQPLVSPQAVQKYCPLADMETTQLLYDILHEPEALYNHITRSMLSFITTIVFGQRTSEHDSPIVIAFREYIEQIFRVFSPESVPVNFIPALMYVPERWAPWKKMWKKIQAMQCSLYFKLFREVERRKRAGMIDECFAAKMLEQQEDLALERDTIVYICGVLLDGGAETTASFLQNLILCLVKYPAVLKKAQAEVDNAVGDRLPDSNDIKSMPYVQAIIKETHRFLPTAPTSIPHASVDDSEYRGYIIPRKTPILINVYRDLELYERPEAFWPERYLLSPDGTMSGLPDGTGYTRTTLPFGSGKRLCPGMHLANTNINLAVMRLLWAFDFASIDSTAPSTPKWDIENEFVDGITLSAKPFQCKITPRSTRKASIIEKSYKSLRDGFGGQLQ; encoded by the exons ATGTCAGATATTGTCACTATTGCTGTATTTTGTGGAGTTTCTTGGCTGTTCTTCAAAGTCCTACGCTTCGGTCGTCGAGAGGATACACTCCCTCCTGGTCCACCAACAGTTCCGATCCTGGGAAACGCCCACCTGCTTCCCACAAAGTTTCCCTATATCAAGCAT TGGGGTACACACTATGACGGCATCTTCTCA CTCAAAGTCCTGAATGGAGCAATCGTTGTAGTTTCCGATATGAAGACAGTCAAGGAGCTCTTGGATGACCGCAGCGCCGAGTTTGCCTCCCGCCCTGTATTTCTGGGTATGGATGCAGTAACAGGTGGTCGTTACATTGTAGCATCCCCTGCTG AGAGCCACTTCTGGAAGATAACCCGAAAGGTTATTCAACCTCTGGTATCCCCTCAAGCCGTGCAGAAGTATTGTCCTCTTGCAGACATGGAAACAACACAGTTGTTGTACGACATCTTGCATGAACCCGAG GCCCTCTACAACCATATCACTCGCTCAATGCTCTCGTTTATTACGACCATTGTCTTTGGGCAGCGCACCTCAGAACACGACTCCCCTATTGTGATTGCCTTTAGGGAGTATATCGAGCAAATTTTCAGAGTATTCTCTCCCGAATCAGTGCCGGTCAATTTTATTCCTGCTCTCATGTACGTACCGGAACGATGGGCTCCCTGGAAGAAAATGTGGAAGAAGATACAAGCTATGCAGTGTTCTCTTTATTTCAAACTATTTCGCGAGGTTGAGAGGCGGAAGAGAGCGGGAATGATCGACGAGTGCTTCGCTGCGAAGATGTTGGAACAGCAAGAAGATCTAGCACTGGAACGTGATACCATTGT GTACATCTGCGGGGTCCTTTTAGATGGAGGGGCAGAGACTACTGCCTCATTTTTGCAGAATCTCATTCTATGTCTGGTAAAATACCCAGCGGTATTAAAGAAAGCCCAAGCTGAGGTGGATAATGCCGTTGGAGACAGACTTCCAGATTCCAACGATATAAAATCCATGCCCTATGTTCAAGCCATCATCAAAGAG ACTCATCGCTTCCTGCCCACTGCGCCGACTTCCATCCCGCACGCTTCTGTTGATGACTCGGAG TATCGAGGATATATCATCCCCAGAAAAACACCCATTCTCATCAATGTCT ATCGTGACTTAGAGCTCTATGAACGACCTGAGGCATTCTGGCCTGAGAGGTATCTGCTATCGCCAGATGGTACTATGTCGGGACTACCCGATGGTACGGGTTACACTCGTACAACACTGCCCTTCGGAAGTGGAAAG AGGTTATGTCCTGGAATGCACCTTGCTAATACCAACATT AATCTGGCTGTCATGCGTCTTCTCTGGGCATTCGACTTCGCTTCTATTGATAGTACCGCCCCTTCGACGCCAAAATGGGATATTGAGAATGAATTTGTTGAC GGTATTACGTTGAGTGCAAAACCATTCCAATGCAAAATTACGCCACGCAGCACAAGGAAAGCATCCATCATTGAAAAATCGTACAAATCACTCAGAGATGGTTTTGGCGGTCAACTACAGTAA